One Acetobacterium sp. KB-1 DNA segment encodes these proteins:
- a CDS encoding 3D domain-containing protein codes for MIEKKNQSSNKRKKSILKIGMASVIITCVVGTASSFVFAKEIKVTVDDNERMLSGGIFQNVGDVLEDNGIKLGDQYSVNVNTKSVLFTVDNIEVKSKASGELAFDGKTIIYQTEAKTVGDLLKEYQIELEDLDRVEPGKSTRLEDAKKIKVIRVQVEELPSRQVVTYTTQNKDNPEMEVGKSKTVQVGVDGESSQVERVLYENGVEVKREIIFDEIVTAPTPEIVEVGTKAVVETPAAVAETPAVVKPPAVVETPVVETPVVKEPVPAPVIETPAPTQTTATNTIPEGAVKMTIQCTAYTATGNATALGVMPKANHTVAAWSGLPFGTKIYIPAMGTTYTVEDRGGAVTQGIVDIYMDSYDACIQFGRQNLEAYIIY; via the coding sequence ATGATAGAAAAAAAGAATCAGAGTTCGAATAAAAGAAAAAAGTCGATTCTTAAGATCGGGATGGCCAGTGTGATCATCACCTGTGTGGTAGGAACGGCCAGTTCTTTTGTTTTTGCTAAGGAGATCAAAGTAACCGTTGATGACAACGAGAGAATGCTCAGCGGTGGCATATTCCAAAATGTTGGCGATGTGCTTGAAGACAACGGGATAAAACTGGGTGATCAATATTCTGTCAATGTGAATACCAAATCGGTACTGTTTACGGTTGATAATATCGAAGTGAAAAGCAAAGCCAGTGGTGAGCTGGCTTTTGACGGGAAAACCATTATTTATCAGACAGAAGCAAAAACTGTGGGTGATTTACTCAAAGAGTATCAGATCGAACTAGAAGATCTTGACCGGGTTGAACCTGGCAAATCGACGCGCTTAGAAGATGCAAAGAAAATTAAGGTGATCCGGGTTCAGGTTGAAGAATTGCCAAGCCGACAGGTTGTCACCTATACTACCCAGAATAAAGATAATCCGGAAATGGAAGTTGGTAAAAGCAAGACTGTTCAGGTTGGGGTTGATGGCGAATCCAGTCAGGTTGAACGGGTGCTTTATGAAAATGGTGTGGAAGTTAAACGAGAAATTATTTTTGATGAAATTGTAACCGCACCGACACCTGAAATTGTGGAAGTGGGAACAAAAGCAGTGGTTGAAACCCCAGCAGCGGTGGCAGAAACTCCGGCAGTGGTAAAACCCCCGGCAGTGGTCGAGACTCCCGTGGTTGAAACACCAGTAGTAAAAGAGCCGGTTCCAGCTCCGGTAATTGAAACACCGGCGCCCACACAAACAACAGCGACCAATACGATTCCGGAAGGGGCCGTAAAAATGACCATTCAGTGTACGGCTTATACGGCAACGGGAAATGCAACCGCATTGGGTGTGATGCCAAAAGCCAATCACACCGTAGCAGCCTGGAGTGGTTTGCCCTTCGGCACTAAGATTTATATTCCGGCCATGGGTACCACCTATACGGTTGAAGACCGGGGCGGTGCAGTAACTCAGGGAATCGTCGATATTTATATGGATTCCTACGATGCCTGTATTCAATTTGGACGACAGAATCTGGAAGCATATATTATTTATTAA
- a CDS encoding tRNA1(Val) (adenine(37)-N6)-methyltransferase: MDNFIKKGERIEDLGLNNLKIIQNPDYFCFGMDAVLLSWFVSRLTKGSPHIIDLGTGTGIIPLLLYGKTKAASLTGLEIQKPLVEMARRSMALNGLSAQIRIIAGDIKNPGSEILPNTYDVVVSNPPYMRAQAGLKNNCETKTISRHEILCSIEDILIFSKRMLKDRGRLFLVHRPERLGDIISLMRLYKIEVKQLQFIYPSLKKEANLVLIEGRKSGQPGLKTDAPLIVYQEDGEYTQEIYDIYGMTKPQ; the protein is encoded by the coding sequence GTGGATAACTTTATAAAAAAAGGGGAAAGAATCGAGGATTTAGGGCTTAATAATTTGAAGATTATTCAAAATCCGGATTATTTCTGTTTTGGTATGGACGCAGTGTTGCTATCCTGGTTTGTTTCCCGGTTAACAAAGGGATCTCCCCACATCATCGATCTGGGAACCGGAACAGGGATTATTCCATTATTACTTTATGGCAAAACAAAGGCAGCCTCACTCACTGGGCTGGAGATTCAAAAACCGCTCGTGGAAATGGCCAGGCGGAGTATGGCGCTCAATGGTTTGTCAGCCCAGATCCGGATCATTGCCGGGGATATTAAAAACCCTGGTAGTGAAATTCTGCCAAACACGTATGATGTGGTGGTCAGTAATCCGCCCTACATGCGGGCCCAGGCGGGGCTGAAAAATAATTGTGAAACCAAGACAATTTCCCGACATGAAATTTTGTGTAGTATTGAAGACATTCTCATTTTCAGCAAACGAATGCTAAAGGATCGGGGACGCCTGTTTCTGGTTCATCGACCGGAACGGCTGGGGGATATCATTTCTTTGATGCGCCTTTATAAAATCGAGGTCAAACAGCTGCAATTTATTTACCCATCCTTAAAAAAAGAGGCCAATCTGGTTTTGATTGAGGGGCGAAAAAGCGGTCAACCGGGGTTAAAAACGGATGCTCCCCTGATTGTATACCAAGAAGACGGGGAATATACTCAGGAAATTTATGATATCTATGGGATGACCAAGCCGCAATAA
- a CDS encoding ATP-binding protein translates to MKTYNAAFALLQKKQHAYQFKQRQKKEALYRQIPALSDLDNQINRLGVALIRATVANELDKTAAIRKQMSALETRKKDFAGEKAALLSHSYYCSLCQDSGILPEGPCSCLNQCLAEISFSSYDLKTRAQRETFETFNSDYYSEQPIGSTTASHRSNALNIKQNMLKYCQNFETIEDQLLFVGPPGVGKTFMSNCIVNKLTEKGYGIVYVTAAHLVASIQDQLFREKKTSTEIYEPLLLCDLLIIDDLGAEFSSEYSQKQLYEVIDSRLNAEKKMIISSNLTVLKIKSLYDERLSSRISGYFKTIPFLGEDIRILKARRGRL, encoded by the coding sequence ATGAAGACCTATAATGCCGCCTTTGCCCTGCTACAAAAAAAACAGCATGCTTACCAATTTAAACAACGCCAAAAAAAAGAAGCCCTCTATCGTCAGATACCCGCGCTTTCTGATCTGGATAATCAAATCAATCGCCTGGGAGTTGCCCTGATCCGGGCCACCGTCGCCAATGAACTGGATAAAACCGCTGCCATCCGGAAGCAAATGAGTGCGCTTGAAACCAGAAAAAAAGATTTTGCCGGAGAAAAGGCCGCTCTACTAAGCCATTCGTATTATTGCTCGCTTTGTCAGGATTCAGGAATTCTTCCTGAAGGACCTTGCTCTTGTCTTAATCAATGTCTGGCCGAAATCAGTTTTTCCAGCTATGACTTAAAAACCCGGGCCCAACGGGAAACCTTTGAAACCTTTAATTCCGACTATTATTCAGAGCAGCCCATTGGTTCTACAACTGCCAGTCATCGGTCCAATGCCCTCAACATTAAACAAAATATGTTAAAATATTGTCAGAATTTTGAAACGATTGAAGATCAGCTTCTTTTTGTCGGTCCGCCTGGCGTGGGCAAAACCTTTATGTCCAATTGCATTGTCAACAAACTCACTGAAAAGGGCTATGGGATTGTCTATGTCACCGCTGCTCACCTGGTCGCCAGTATTCAGGATCAACTTTTCCGGGAAAAGAAAACATCGACCGAAATTTATGAACCACTGCTGCTCTGTGATCTCTTAATTATCGATGATCTAGGGGCTGAATTTTCTTCAGAATACAGCCAAAAACAGCTCTATGAGGTCATCGACAGCCGCCTTAATGCCGAAAAAAAGATGATTATTTCCAGCAATCTGACGGTGCTTAAAATAAAATCACTATATGACGAACGGCTTTCCTCACGGATCTCTGGCTATTTTAAAACGATTCCCTTTCTGGGTGAAGACATTCGTATTCTCAAGGCCCGGCGGGGCCGTTTATAA
- a CDS encoding DnaD domain protein, with the protein MNRFELVSSHDDLGVTPIENIFINHYMPMARGDYVKVYLYGLKRCFNQGLTPISNEDIAKDLNLLETDVKKAWDYWASEKIIAIEYTGTRDALVRFYNITGTILYKNEAIPETTIPRNTQSSNSIEDRIQRMYTTIQDMYESRTITKKETLLFKRWLDDYNFTPEAVILIVEYSINMINKKDRTFTPAQVISYLETVAKSFHAAEVRDHIEAEAYIKDSAHKRTSYYQIFKYLGIQRNPMVSERQMMDTWFKNYGFSMEIIVQALSRTNKPNMKYIDGILKNWHEQGFKTLEDIKNDKPKPKFDHKEALEPMSDSRKQAYLDMEVNYAEDLWPELEISDEDL; encoded by the coding sequence ATGAATCGTTTTGAATTAGTTTCCAGCCATGATGACCTGGGTGTGACACCCATTGAAAATATTTTTATTAATCACTACATGCCCATGGCTCGGGGGGACTACGTCAAGGTCTATCTTTATGGCTTAAAGCGATGCTTTAATCAGGGTCTGACCCCAATCAGTAATGAAGATATCGCCAAGGATCTGAATTTATTGGAGACCGACGTAAAAAAAGCCTGGGATTATTGGGCATCTGAAAAAATTATCGCTATTGAATACACCGGCACCCGCGATGCACTGGTCCGTTTTTATAATATCACCGGCACCATCCTCTATAAAAATGAGGCCATCCCGGAGACCACCATTCCTAGAAATACGCAATCCTCCAACAGCATCGAAGACCGAATTCAACGCATGTACACCACCATCCAGGATATGTATGAAAGCCGGACCATCACCAAAAAAGAAACCCTGCTTTTTAAGCGCTGGCTCGATGACTACAATTTCACTCCGGAAGCGGTGATCCTGATTGTGGAGTATTCCATTAATATGATCAATAAAAAAGACCGCACCTTTACCCCGGCCCAGGTGATCTCCTATCTGGAAACTGTCGCTAAAAGCTTTCATGCTGCCGAGGTTCGGGATCATATTGAGGCCGAAGCTTATATCAAAGACTCCGCCCATAAACGAACGAGCTATTATCAAATCTTTAAATACCTGGGAATTCAACGAAACCCCATGGTTTCTGAGCGACAAATGATGGACACCTGGTTTAAGAATTACGGTTTCTCCATGGAAATCATTGTCCAGGCTTTATCCCGAACCAATAAACCGAATATGAAATATATTGACGGGATCCTGAAAAATTGGCACGAACAGGGCTTTAAAACCCTGGAAGACATTAAAAACGACAAACCAAAACCCAAATTTGATCATAAAGAAGCCCTTGAACCGATGAGTGATTCCCGTAAACAGGCTTACCTGGATATGGAAGTTAACTACGCCGAGGATTTATGGCCGGAACTGGAGATAAGTGATGAAGACCTATAA
- a CDS encoding UDP-N-acetylglucosamine 1-carboxyvinyltransferase: MDAFIIEGGNPLQGEVTISGAKNAVLGIIPAAVLCACSSKIENVPDIKDVNKMIVILEKLGAEIYREKDTLIINTEKPISYDVSEYEEETGQMRASYYLLGALLGRYRKAIVPLPGGCNIGDRPIDQHIKGFQALGATVVIEHGQVKMEAPELRGAHIFLDVVSVGATINIMLAAVRADGKTIIENAAKEPHIVDVANFLNLMGANIKGAGTDVIKIVGVEEMHGCEYSVIPDQITTGTYMMAAAATQGDILIKNVIPKHMEAITAKLSEMGVIVMEEDYGIRVIGKHPLKAVNVKTMPYPGFPTDLQQPMAVLMTIAQGTSTITESIFESRFKYVDELRRMGANISINSRTASIIGVETLSATKIKTTDLRAGAAMVIAGLIADGETKITEIIHIDRGYENLQENLRNLGADIRRISEKDPSFL; encoded by the coding sequence ATGGATGCTTTTATTATAGAAGGAGGTAACCCCCTACAAGGCGAGGTTACGATCTCCGGGGCAAAAAATGCGGTACTGGGAATAATTCCAGCTGCGGTGCTTTGTGCCTGCTCAAGTAAGATAGAAAATGTTCCCGATATTAAAGATGTTAACAAGATGATTGTTATTCTGGAAAAATTGGGCGCTGAAATATATAGAGAAAAAGATACTTTGATTATTAATACCGAAAAACCAATTTCATATGACGTATCGGAGTATGAAGAGGAAACGGGTCAAATGCGGGCTTCTTATTACCTGCTGGGTGCTTTATTGGGACGCTATCGCAAGGCGATTGTGCCATTGCCCGGTGGTTGTAATATTGGCGATCGCCCGATTGACCAGCATATCAAAGGCTTCCAGGCCTTGGGAGCAACCGTGGTGATTGAACATGGTCAGGTAAAAATGGAGGCACCAGAACTGAGAGGCGCCCATATTTTTCTCGACGTGGTCAGCGTCGGTGCAACGATTAACATCATGTTGGCGGCAGTCCGGGCTGATGGCAAAACAATTATTGAAAATGCCGCCAAAGAACCCCACATCGTTGATGTGGCTAACTTTTTGAACCTGATGGGAGCAAACATCAAGGGTGCGGGAACAGATGTTATCAAGATCGTTGGGGTTGAAGAAATGCATGGTTGCGAGTATTCAGTGATTCCGGATCAGATTACTACTGGTACCTATATGATGGCCGCAGCGGCCACACAAGGAGATATTTTAATAAAAAATGTCATTCCCAAGCATATGGAGGCGATCACGGCTAAACTCAGCGAAATGGGTGTTATTGTTATGGAAGAAGACTATGGGATTCGGGTTATCGGCAAGCATCCCTTAAAAGCGGTGAATGTCAAGACCATGCCGTACCCGGGCTTTCCGACCGATCTGCAGCAACCAATGGCCGTATTAATGACAATCGCCCAAGGTACTAGCACCATTACTGAAAGTATCTTCGAAAGCCGCTTTAAATATGTGGATGAACTGCGCCGGATGGGTGCCAATATTTCGATTAACAGCCGGACCGCGAGTATTATTGGGGTGGAGACCTTATCGGCCACTAAAATAAAAACCACCGATTTAAGAGCTGGAGCCGCCATGGTTATTGCTGGTTTGATTGCCGATGGTGAAACAAAAATCACTGAAATTATTCATATTGATCGGGGATATGAAAATTTACAGGAAAACCTGAGAAACCTGGGAGCTGATATTCGGCGAATTTCCGAGAAAGACCCTTCTTTTCTTTAG
- a CDS encoding MBL fold metallo-hydrolase: protein MKFCSLYSGSSGNSLFISNNNTKILIDAGLSGKRIQSAMDLIAEDLREIGGIMVTHEHSDHIHGVGVLSRRFDLPIYANEKTWEAMLKSLGKIAEHNIKIFDFEKPFDIQDLQIKAFKTSHDAADSAGFVIFDGKKRLGIATDSGIITPEMRGALSGCDLVVLESNHDVSMLEAGSYPFYLKQRIKSDFGHLSNETAGDLALALVQEGTKQLVLAHLSQENNYPLLAYETTARILSEAGIVLDKDVKLCVAKRSSASETINL, encoded by the coding sequence TTGAAATTTTGTAGTCTATATAGTGGAAGTTCAGGTAACAGTTTATTTATCTCAAACAACAACACAAAGATACTCATTGATGCTGGGCTCAGTGGGAAACGGATCCAGAGTGCCATGGACCTTATCGCGGAGGATCTTCGAGAAATCGGCGGTATTATGGTGACCCATGAACACAGTGATCACATCCATGGGGTGGGGGTATTATCGCGTCGTTTTGACCTGCCGATTTATGCCAATGAAAAGACCTGGGAAGCGATGCTAAAAAGCCTGGGTAAAATCGCTGAACATAATATTAAAATCTTTGATTTTGAAAAACCATTTGATATTCAGGATCTTCAAATCAAAGCCTTTAAAACATCCCATGATGCAGCAGATTCAGCCGGATTTGTCATTTTTGACGGAAAAAAGCGGTTGGGAATTGCCACTGACTCCGGGATTATAACTCCAGAAATGCGCGGTGCCCTTAGTGGTTGCGATTTGGTGGTGCTGGAGTCTAATCATGACGTGTCGATGCTGGAAGCTGGATCGTATCCTTTTTATCTCAAGCAGCGGATAAAAAGTGATTTCGGACACTTATCCAATGAGACCGCCGGTGATTTGGCTTTGGCGCTGGTACAGGAAGGCACGAAGCAGTTGGTGTTGGCCCATCTCAGTCAGGAAAACAATTATCCCCTGCTTGCTTACGAAACTACCGCCCGGATATTATCAGAAGCTGGGATAGTTCTGGATAAGGATGTGAAACTTTGTGTGGCCAAAAGAAGTAGTGCCAGTGAGACAATTAACCTGTGA
- a CDS encoding S1C family serine protease, producing MDDDLKKEKKPNSLIIGMLGAIVGGIIVGALFLGVDFFFDNSTVIQGAKNEIVVNQGSADSVVEAIAQTVPPSVVGIETTGVAMTAYGPQEASGVGSGFILTSDGYIATNQHVASNDISGMTVSLADGKTYDAKLIWSDSTLDMAVIKIDATDLPVLELGDSDNVVVGELAVAVGNPLGLNFERTVTSGIVSAINRSIPLDSGLAEDLIQTDASINSGNSGGPLVDKNGKVIGINTYKLTTGEGMGFAIPINILKPILNEIVATGKFDATVMGITGYDRAIADYYVTDSKVDFNEGIYIASVQQGGGAANAGLLAGDIIKEINGVKTNTMLKMKEILYAVDAGEKVSVTFERNGQKQTKDVVVTSQQ from the coding sequence ATGGATGACGATCTGAAAAAAGAAAAAAAGCCAAATTCTCTTATTATCGGTATGCTTGGTGCAATAGTTGGCGGTATAATTGTGGGCGCTTTATTCCTTGGTGTGGACTTTTTTTTCGACAACAGCACCGTGATACAAGGCGCTAAGAATGAAATTGTCGTTAACCAGGGATCGGCAGACTCGGTGGTTGAAGCGATCGCTCAAACTGTGCCGCCATCGGTGGTGGGGATTGAGACAACCGGAGTGGCTATGACCGCGTATGGTCCGCAGGAAGCAAGCGGGGTTGGTTCCGGTTTTATTTTAACCAGTGATGGCTATATTGCCACGAACCAACATGTTGCTTCAAATGATATTTCAGGCATGACCGTATCACTGGCTGATGGGAAAACGTATGATGCTAAACTGATTTGGTCGGATTCAACTCTTGATATGGCGGTTATAAAAATTGATGCAACGGATTTACCGGTTCTTGAACTGGGTGATTCAGACAATGTCGTTGTCGGCGAACTGGCGGTCGCAGTGGGTAATCCATTGGGGCTAAATTTTGAGCGAACGGTAACATCTGGCATTGTCTCTGCAATTAATCGGAGTATTCCTCTAGACAGTGGGTTGGCCGAAGACCTGATCCAAACCGATGCTTCAATTAATTCGGGAAATAGCGGGGGACCGCTAGTCGATAAAAATGGCAAGGTGATCGGTATTAATACCTATAAACTGACCACAGGTGAAGGCATGGGTTTTGCCATTCCGATTAATATTTTAAAACCAATTCTTAACGAGATTGTGGCAACCGGTAAGTTTGATGCCACTGTGATGGGAATCACTGGATATGATCGGGCGATTGCCGATTATTATGTCACCGACAGCAAGGTCGACTTTAATGAAGGGATCTATATCGCATCGGTGCAACAAGGCGGCGGTGCTGCCAATGCCGGACTGCTAGCTGGCGATATCATCAAAGAAATCAATGGGGTTAAAACCAATACTATGCTTAAGATGAAAGAAATTCTCTATGCAGTTGATGCGGGCGAGAAGGTGAGCGTTACCTTTGAGCGAAATGGCCAAAAACAGACAAAAGATGTGGTGGTTACATCACAACAATAA
- a CDS encoding ammonium transporter has protein sequence MINSGDVAFVLISSMLVFFMTPGLGLFYAGMVRRKNVINTLMSVVFCCGLATVMWFAVGYSISFGTDVGGLGVVGNLSNAFFNGVSATEAGPYAANIPGALFAIFQLMFCIITPAILVGALSGRMRFSAMFIFITVWLLLVYYPLAHMVWGTGGFIAGLGAVDFAGGNVIHISSGVSGLIACIILGTRKGYGIQSYHPHNIPMFFTGGAILWVGWFAFNGGSALAANGLAVQAVVNSMISSAAAMLSWMTIETVLYKKVTVMGAVTGAIIGLVAITPGAGFVAFSAALVIGALVSPICFFFMTKVKHKFGYDDALDAFGCHGIGGIWGGIATGLFAQSAINPIAQWDGLFFGATELLVAQLTAVGISIIYSAVMTAVIMTVLKKVMKIRVTPEAEALGLDISEHSEQGYPAFSGIDQ, from the coding sequence ATGATTAATTCTGGAGATGTGGCATTTGTTTTAATCAGCTCAATGCTGGTATTTTTTATGACTCCCGGCTTGGGATTGTTTTATGCAGGAATGGTGCGTAGGAAAAATGTGATCAATACCTTAATGTCAGTTGTATTTTGTTGCGGGCTGGCAACGGTGATGTGGTTTGCAGTCGGTTATTCAATTTCTTTTGGCACAGACGTGGGAGGATTGGGAGTCGTCGGGAATTTAAGTAATGCGTTCTTTAATGGCGTCAGTGCTACTGAAGCGGGTCCATATGCCGCCAATATTCCGGGGGCGCTGTTTGCGATCTTTCAGTTAATGTTTTGCATTATCACACCGGCCATTCTGGTCGGCGCCTTATCAGGGCGAATGCGGTTTTCAGCCATGTTTATCTTTATAACCGTGTGGCTGTTACTCGTCTATTACCCACTGGCCCATATGGTTTGGGGGACTGGCGGTTTTATCGCTGGATTAGGAGCAGTCGATTTCGCCGGTGGAAACGTTATTCATATCAGTTCTGGGGTTTCCGGCCTGATTGCCTGTATCATACTGGGAACCCGAAAAGGTTATGGGATTCAATCTTATCATCCGCACAATATTCCCATGTTTTTTACCGGTGGCGCTATTTTATGGGTCGGATGGTTTGCGTTTAATGGAGGTTCTGCTCTGGCGGCCAATGGTTTGGCGGTTCAGGCCGTTGTCAATTCAATGATTTCATCAGCCGCAGCAATGTTAAGCTGGATGACAATTGAAACGGTGCTTTATAAAAAAGTGACCGTTATGGGAGCAGTCACTGGCGCAATTATTGGTCTGGTTGCAATTACACCAGGAGCGGGATTTGTAGCCTTTTCAGCCGCACTGGTGATTGGTGCATTGGTCAGCCCGATTTGCTTCTTCTTTATGACAAAGGTCAAACATAAATTCGGGTATGACGATGCGCTGGATGCTTTTGGATGTCATGGGATTGGTGGAATTTGGGGCGGTATTGCCACCGGGCTATTTGCTCAATCAGCCATTAACCCGATTGCTCAATGGGATGGTCTGTTTTTTGGAGCCACCGAATTATTGGTTGCTCAACTGACGGCGGTGGGTATTTCAATTATCTACTCAGCCGTTATGACAGCAGTGATTATGACGGTGCTCAAAAAAGTGATGAAAATACGGGTCACACCTGAAGCTGAAGCATTGGGCCTGGATATCAGTGAACATAGTGAACAAGGTTATCCAGCATTTTCTGGTATTGATCAGTAA
- a CDS encoding P-II family nitrogen regulator translates to MKMIEAIIRPEKLEPLKDAFLAAKINGMNIRQVLGCGNQYGWIAHNRGTTVMMNMIPKIEIKIVVADDQVEEIVQLIMSVVRTGEIGDGKIFIKPVEECIRIRTGERGDIAL, encoded by the coding sequence ATGAAAATGATTGAAGCGATTATCCGTCCAGAAAAACTGGAACCTTTGAAGGACGCATTTTTGGCGGCAAAGATCAACGGTATGAATATTCGTCAGGTGTTGGGATGTGGCAATCAGTATGGCTGGATTGCCCATAATCGGGGTACCACCGTGATGATGAATATGATTCCAAAAATTGAAATTAAAATAGTGGTGGCTGATGATCAGGTGGAAGAAATCGTCCAATTGATTATGAGCGTGGTTCGGACAGGTGAAATTGGTGACGGAAAAATTTTTATCAAGCCTGTGGAAGAATGTATTCGAATCCGAACTGGAGAAAGAGGGGATATTGCCCTATAA
- a CDS encoding sugar-binding transcriptional regulator: protein MKKVVDDERLMVKICEMYYNQDINQKLIAKELGLSRPTVSRILQNAKARGIVKIVIDPIFGNNYVDLEKKLESRYGLKEVFIVDSKQDNRDQKDELAKATANYLERLIKDDTIIGISMGSSIGQIYRFVSKGTLKRVTFIPLIGGIGHLGMELHSNTIVEALAKAFGGVSYLLHAPARVSGVKIKEELMKEPDIKRIIKMGDGLDVAVVGIGVPNRGSAIMSTGYYDEKDMETMRQKNVVGDVCMQFFDINGSTEPFAADNCVIGVDIKKLRRVPHSIGVASGPEKALAIQGAIKGGYINVLVTDAECGKKLLAIEQASERV, encoded by the coding sequence ATGAAAAAGGTAGTTGATGATGAGCGTCTGATGGTGAAAATTTGTGAGATGTACTACAATCAGGATATTAATCAGAAGTTGATTGCCAAGGAATTGGGGCTTTCACGACCAACTGTGTCGCGGATTCTTCAGAATGCCAAGGCGCGCGGGATTGTCAAAATTGTCATCGATCCAATTTTTGGCAACAATTACGTGGATCTGGAAAAGAAACTGGAAAGCCGATATGGTTTAAAAGAGGTTTTTATCGTAGATAGCAAACAGGATAACCGGGATCAGAAAGATGAGTTGGCTAAGGCGACCGCCAATTATCTGGAACGATTGATCAAAGATGATACCATTATCGGGATATCGATGGGTTCTTCTATCGGCCAGATCTATCGTTTTGTGTCAAAGGGAACCTTAAAGCGGGTGACCTTTATCCCGCTGATTGGTGGAATTGGACATCTGGGTATGGAACTCCACTCCAATACGATTGTGGAAGCTCTGGCCAAGGCTTTTGGTGGTGTTTCTTATTTGCTCCATGCGCCAGCTCGGGTGTCAGGAGTCAAGATTAAAGAGGAACTGATGAAGGAACCGGATATCAAACGGATCATTAAAATGGGCGATGGCCTGGACGTGGCGGTAGTTGGAATCGGGGTTCCTAATCGTGGTTCGGCCATTATGTCCACCGGTTATTATGATGAAAAGGATATGGAAACAATGCGTCAGAAAAATGTGGTGGGGGATGTCTGCATGCAGTTTTTTGATATCAATGGTAGCACCGAACCATTTGCTGCCGACAATTGTGTGATTGGGGTTGATATTAAAAAGCTGCGACGGGTTCCACATTCGATTGGGGTTGCCAGTGGTCCTGAAAAAGCGCTGGCTATCCAGGGTGCCATAAAAGGCGGGTATATTAATGTTTTAGTTACTGATGCGGAATGCGGAAAAAAACTACTGGCGATTGAGCAAGCATCGGAACGGGTTTAA